A single Methanocaldococcus bathoardescens DNA region contains:
- a CDS encoding 50S ribosomal protein L14, producing the protein MKAIGSKPVRGLPVGARCICADNTGAKEVEIIAVKNYKGVARRLPTARVGDMVVVTVKKGTPEMRKQVLPAVVIRQRKEIRRPDGTRVKFADNAVVIVTPDGNPKGSDIKGPVAKEAAERWPGIARIAKIIV; encoded by the coding sequence ATGAAAGCAATTGGTTCAAAACCTGTAAGAGGATTACCTGTTGGAGCAAGATGCATTTGTGCTGATAACACCGGAGCTAAGGAAGTTGAAATTATAGCTGTAAAAAACTACAAAGGGGTTGCAAGAAGATTACCAACAGCAAGAGTAGGAGATATGGTTGTAGTTACAGTTAAAAAAGGAACACCAGAGATGAGAAAACAGGTTTTGCCAGCAGTTGTTATTAGACAGAGAAAAGAAATTAGAAGACCAGATGGAACAAGAGTTAAGTTTGCAGATAATGCAGTTGTTATAGTAACACCAGATGGAAACCCAAAGGGTTCAGATATTAAGGGACCTGTTGCTAAGGAAGCAGCTGAAAGATGGCCAGGTATTGCAAGAATTGCTAAGATAATTGTATAA
- the rplX gene encoding 50S ribosomal protein L24 codes for MAFTKSKQPRKQRKALFNAPLHLRRKVMSAMLSKELKEKLGKNAIPVRKGDVVRIMRGDFKGLEGEVIKVDLKRYRIYVEGANNKRQDGREVPYPIHPSNVMIIKLYDKDERRFKHIKK; via the coding sequence ATGGCTTTTACAAAGTCAAAACAGCCAAGAAAACAAAGAAAAGCGTTATTTAATGCCCCACTTCACTTAAGAAGAAAAGTTATGTCTGCAATGTTATCAAAAGAGTTGAAAGAAAAGTTAGGTAAAAACGCTATCCCAGTTAGAAAGGGAGATGTTGTTAGAATAATGAGAGGAGATTTCAAAGGATTAGAGGGAGAGGTTATCAAAGTTGATTTAAAGAGATACAGAATTTATGTTGAAGGAGCTAACAATAAAAGACAAGATGGAAGAGAAGTTCCATACCCAATCCATCCATCAAATGTCATGATTATTAAGTTGTATGATAAAGATGAAAGAAGATTTAAACACATTAAAAAGTAA
- a CDS encoding 30S ribosomal protein S4e — protein MAKKGPKRHLKRLAAPVRWELPRKVHKFTVRPLPGAHPMSESIPLLLVIRDVLKYADNAREAKKIIKMGKVLVDGRVRKEEKLPVGLMDVVSLPDANENYRVLFDRKGRVKLKPTENPDVKLCKIKNKTVVKGGHIQLNLHDGRNIVIKVSDPTKAEEDVYKTGDTLLISIPEQEIKAHIPFEVGKLAYITGGKHVGDFARIVEIEKRGIYPDIVTLENLEGDKFKTVKDYVFVVGDEEPIIKL, from the coding sequence ATGGCAAAAAAAGGTCCAAAAAGACATTTAAAAAGATTAGCGGCTCCAGTTAGATGGGAGTTGCCAAGAAAGGTTCACAAATTTACAGTTAGACCATTACCAGGAGCACACCCAATGAGTGAGTCAATACCATTATTGTTAGTCATTAGAGATGTTTTAAAATACGCAGATAACGCAAGAGAAGCAAAGAAAATCATCAAGATGGGTAAAGTTTTAGTTGATGGAAGAGTTAGAAAAGAAGAGAAATTACCTGTTGGATTAATGGATGTTGTCTCATTACCAGATGCAAACGAAAATTACAGAGTTCTCTTTGATAGAAAAGGAAGAGTTAAATTAAAACCAACAGAAAACCCAGACGTAAAATTATGTAAAATTAAAAACAAGACAGTTGTTAAAGGAGGACACATTCAATTAAACTTACACGATGGAAGAAACATTGTTATAAAAGTTTCAGACCCAACAAAAGCAGAAGAAGATGTCTATAAAACAGGAGACACATTATTAATCTCAATCCCAGAACAAGAAATTAAAGCACACATTCCATTTGAAGTTGGTAAATTAGCTTACATTACAGGAGGAAAACACGTTGGTGACTTTGCAAGAATCGTTGAGATTGAGAAAAGAGGAATTTATCCGGATATAGTCACATTAGAAAACTTAGAAGGAGACAAGTTCAAAACAGTTAAGGATTACGTCTTCGTCGTTGGAGATGAAGAACCAATCATTAAATTATAA
- a CDS encoding 50S ribosomal protein L5: MSFEELWQKNPMLKPRIEKVVVNFGVGESGDRLTKGAQVMEELTGQKPIRTRAKQTNPSFGIRKKLPIGLKVTLRGKKAEEFLKNAFEAFQKEGKKLYDYSFDDYGNFSFGIHEHIDFPGQKYDPMIGVYGMDVCVTLERPGFRVKRRKRCRAKIPRRHRLTREEAIEFIEKTFGVKVERVLLEEEEETQ; the protein is encoded by the coding sequence ATGAGCTTTGAAGAATTATGGCAAAAGAATCCGATGTTAAAACCAAGAATTGAAAAAGTTGTTGTTAATTTTGGGGTAGGAGAAAGTGGAGATAGATTAACAAAAGGAGCTCAAGTTATGGAAGAATTGACAGGACAAAAACCAATAAGAACAAGAGCTAAGCAAACAAACCCATCATTTGGAATTAGAAAGAAGTTACCAATTGGATTAAAAGTTACATTAAGAGGAAAGAAAGCAGAGGAATTTTTAAAGAATGCATTTGAAGCTTTCCAAAAAGAAGGTAAAAAATTATATGATTACTCCTTTGACGATTACGGAAACTTCTCATTTGGTATTCATGAACACATTGACTTCCCTGGACAAAAATACGACCCAATGATTGGAGTTTATGGTATGGACGTTTGTGTTACATTAGAGAGGCCTGGATTTAGAGTTAAGAGAAGAAAGAGATGCAGAGCTAAGATTCCAAGAAGACACAGATTAACAAGAGAAGAAGCTATTGAATTTATAGAAAAAACATTTGGAGTTAAAGTTGAGAGAGTATTGTTAGAAGAGGAAGAAGAAACACAATAA
- a CDS encoding 30S ribosomal protein S14, whose translation MAKKPWKKKYGYGIRPCQRCGHVGPGLIRKYGLNLCRQCFREIAHKLGFKKLD comes from the coding sequence ATGGCAAAAAAACCATGGAAAAAGAAGTATGGTTATGGAATTAGACCATGTCAAAGATGTGGGCATGTAGGTCCAGGTTTAATTAGAAAGTATGGATTAAACCTCTGCAGACAATGCTTTAGAGAAATTGCTCACAAATTAGGATTTAAAAAATTAGATTAA
- a CDS encoding 30S ribosomal protein S8, with protein sequence MSLMDPLANALNHISNCERVGKKVVYIKPASKLIGRVLKVMQDNGYIGEFEFIEDGRAGIFKVELIGKINKCGAIKPRFPVKKFGYEKFEKRYLPARDFGILIVSTTQGVMSHEEAKKKGLGGRLLAYVY encoded by the coding sequence ATGAGTTTAATGGACCCACTAGCAAACGCATTAAACCATATCTCTAACTGTGAGAGAGTGGGTAAAAAAGTAGTTTATATAAAACCAGCGTCTAAATTAATTGGAAGGGTTTTAAAAGTTATGCAAGATAACGGTTACATAGGAGAGTTTGAATTTATAGAAGATGGTAGAGCCGGGATATTTAAAGTTGAGTTAATAGGGAAGATAAACAAGTGTGGGGCTATAAAACCAAGATTCCCAGTTAAAAAATTTGGATACGAGAAGTTTGAAAAAAGATACTTACCAGCAAGAGACTTTGGTATATTAATTGTTTCAACAACACAGGGAGTTATGAGCCACGAAGAAGCAAAGAAGAAAGGATTAGGAGGAAGGTTGTTAGCTTATGTATATTAA
- a CDS encoding 50S ribosomal protein L6 translates to MPVAAYIEERVKIPENVQVEINNNEVVVKSGGKELRRKFEHPKIVIKKEGDEVVIFCEYPRRKDKAMVGTIRAHINNMIKGVTEGFTYKLKIRYAHFPMKVSVKGNEVIIENFLGEKHPRRARIMEGVTVKISGEDVIVTGIDKEKVGQTAANIEQATRIKGRDPRVFQDGIYIVEKAGKAI, encoded by the coding sequence ATGCCAGTTGCTGCCTATATTGAGGAAAGGGTAAAAATCCCTGAAAATGTTCAAGTTGAGATAAACAACAATGAAGTTGTTGTAAAAAGTGGAGGAAAAGAGTTAAGAAGAAAATTTGAGCATCCAAAAATTGTAATTAAGAAGGAAGGAGATGAAGTTGTTATATTTTGCGAATATCCAAGAAGAAAAGATAAAGCTATGGTTGGAACTATAAGAGCTCATATAAACAACATGATTAAAGGAGTTACAGAAGGATTTACATACAAATTAAAGATTAGATACGCACACTTCCCAATGAAAGTTAGCGTTAAAGGTAATGAAGTTATCATTGAAAACTTCTTAGGAGAGAAACACCCAAGAAGAGCAAGAATTATGGAAGGAGTTACAGTTAAGATTAGTGGAGAAGATGTCATAGTTACAGGAATTGACAAGGAAAAAGTTGGGCAGACAGCTGCTAACATAGAGCAGGCAACAAGAATTAAAGGAAGAGACCCAAGAGTCTTCCAGGATGGAATTTACATTGTAGAGAAAGCTGGAAAAGCTATCTAA
- a CDS encoding 50S ribosomal protein L32e codes for MNRLLRLRFKLKMKKPDFIRQEAHRHKRLGEKWRRPKGRHSKMRLKWKEKPPVVEIGYRGPKAVRGLHPSGLEDVLVYNVKDLEKLNPETQGARIASTVGKRKKIEIIKRARELGIRILNISQEKQEELLKLAEKQNENNE; via the coding sequence ATGAACAGGCTATTAAGATTAAGATTTAAATTAAAAATGAAAAAGCCTGACTTTATAAGGCAAGAAGCTCACAGACACAAAAGATTAGGAGAGAAATGGAGAAGACCAAAAGGAAGACACAGTAAGATGAGATTAAAGTGGAAAGAAAAACCACCTGTTGTTGAGATTGGATACAGAGGACCTAAAGCAGTTAGAGGTTTACACCCAAGCGGATTAGAGGATGTTTTAGTTTACAATGTAAAAGATTTAGAAAAATTAAATCCAGAAACACAGGGAGCAAGAATTGCTTCAACAGTTGGTAAAAGAAAGAAAATTGAAATTATCAAAAGAGCAAGAGAATTAGGAATAAGAATATTAAACATCTCACAAGAAAAACAGGAAGAGTTATTAAAATTAGCTGAAAAACAAAATGAAAATAACGAATAA
- a CDS encoding 50S ribosomal protein L19e encodes MNVSVQRRMAAEILKCGIERVWIDPTQLERVKMAMSKDDIRALIKEGVIKKKQKKGISSARVKKLKEQRRKGRRRGPGSRRGAARARTPQKEKWMATIRALRKTLKQLRDSGKIDRKVYRKLYRMAKGGAFRSRSHLFLYMKEHDLLKQ; translated from the coding sequence ATGAACGTATCTGTTCAAAGGAGAATGGCAGCTGAGATATTGAAATGCGGGATAGAGAGAGTTTGGATTGACCCAACACAATTAGAAAGAGTTAAAATGGCTATGTCAAAAGATGACATAAGAGCTTTAATTAAAGAAGGAGTTATTAAGAAGAAACAGAAAAAAGGAATTAGCAGTGCAAGAGTTAAAAAATTAAAAGAGCAGAGAAGAAAAGGTAGAAGAAGAGGTCCAGGTTCAAGAAGAGGGGCCGCTAGAGCAAGAACTCCACAAAAAGAAAAATGGATGGCTACAATTAGAGCTTTAAGAAAAACACTCAAACAGTTGAGAGATAGTGGAAAAATCGATAGAAAAGTTTACAGAAAACTTTACAGAATGGCAAAAGGAGGAGCATTCAGAAGTAGAAGCCACCTCTTCCTATACATGAAAGAACACGACCTTTTAAAACAATAA
- a CDS encoding 50S ribosomal protein L18 yields MATGPTYRVKFRRRREAKTDYRKRLKLLLSRKPRLVARRTLNHCIAQIVLYDEKGDRTVVSAHSRELIKLGYKGHTGNLPSAYLTGYLLGKKALAKGYIEAVLDIGLHRATKGAAVFAILKGALDAGMEIPHGEEILPSEDRIRGEHIKAYAEMLKEQDEEKYKKQFSKYLEKGLEPEKLPEHFEEIKAKIDSMF; encoded by the coding sequence ATGGCAACAGGTCCAACTTATAGAGTTAAATTTAGAAGAAGAAGAGAGGCAAAAACTGATTACAGGAAAAGATTAAAATTATTATTATCAAGAAAACCAAGACTGGTAGCAAGAAGAACATTAAACCACTGCATTGCTCAAATTGTATTGTACGATGAGAAAGGAGATAGGACAGTTGTTTCAGCTCATTCAAGAGAGTTAATTAAATTAGGTTACAAAGGACATACAGGAAACTTGCCATCAGCATACTTAACAGGTTACTTATTAGGTAAGAAAGCATTAGCTAAAGGCTATATTGAAGCAGTTTTAGATATTGGATTGCACAGGGCTACAAAAGGGGCTGCTGTATTTGCAATATTAAAAGGAGCTTTAGATGCTGGAATGGAAATTCCACACGGAGAGGAAATATTACCATCAGAAGACAGAATAAGAGGAGAACACATAAAAGCTTACGCTGAAATGTTAAAAGAACAGGATGAAGAAAAATACAAGAAACAGTTCTCAAAATACTTAGAAAAGGGATTAGAACCAGAAAAATTGCCAGAACACTTTGAAGAAATAAAGGCAAAGATAGACAGCATGTTCTAA
- the rpsE gene encoding 30S ribosomal protein S5 → MRFNIDEWEPKTTVGRMVKEGQITDIDYILDNNLPILEPEIVDALLPDLEEKVLDVKLVQRMHKSGRRARFRATVVVGNRNGYVGVGKGKAKEVGPAIRKAIAQAKKNIIRVRRGCGSWECGCGTPHSIPYKGYGKCGSTAIEILPAPKGVGLVAGDVAKAVLGLAGIKDVWTKTFGETRTTYNFAMATFEALKSLNFTRTMDKHKEKLGIVEGRVL, encoded by the coding sequence ATGAGATTCAACATAGACGAGTGGGAACCAAAAACCACTGTTGGAAGAATGGTTAAAGAAGGACAAATAACTGATATTGATTACATCTTAGATAACAACTTACCAATTTTAGAGCCTGAGATTGTCGATGCTCTTCTTCCAGATTTAGAAGAGAAAGTTTTAGACGTTAAGTTAGTTCAGAGAATGCACAAGTCAGGAAGAAGAGCAAGATTTAGAGCTACAGTTGTTGTAGGAAACAGAAATGGTTATGTAGGAGTAGGAAAAGGTAAAGCTAAGGAAGTAGGGCCTGCAATTAGAAAAGCTATAGCTCAAGCAAAGAAAAACATTATTAGAGTTAGGAGAGGTTGCGGTTCTTGGGAGTGTGGTTGTGGAACACCTCACTCAATCCCATACAAAGGATATGGAAAGTGTGGAAGTACTGCAATAGAGATATTGCCAGCTCCAAAAGGAGTTGGTTTAGTTGCTGGGGATGTTGCTAAGGCAGTTCTTGGTTTAGCAGGAATTAAAGATGTTTGGACAAAGACATTTGGAGAAACAAGAACAACATACAACTTCGCAATGGCTACATTTGAAGCATTAAAGAGCTTGAACTTTACAAGAACTATGGATAAACACAAGGAGAAATTAGGAATTGTTGAAGGAAGAGTATTGTAA
- the rpmD gene encoding 50S ribosomal protein L30 → MAYAVIRIRGRIGVRRDIADTLKMLRLHKVNHCVIVPETDTFKGMLQKVKDYVTWGEIDKDTLVKLILKRGRLPGNKRVSPEIIKELTGMDVEELAEKIIKGEIKLKETPLKPVFRLHPPRRGFERGGIKKPFSVGGALGYRGEKINELLEKMM, encoded by the coding sequence ATGGCTTATGCTGTCATTAGAATAAGAGGGAGAATTGGTGTAAGAAGAGATATAGCAGATACACTAAAAATGTTGAGATTGCACAAAGTAAATCACTGTGTAATAGTTCCAGAAACAGATACATTTAAAGGAATGTTGCAGAAAGTTAAAGATTACGTAACATGGGGAGAAATTGATAAAGATACATTAGTTAAATTAATTTTAAAGAGAGGAAGATTACCAGGAAATAAGAGAGTTAGCCCAGAAATTATAAAAGAGCTTACAGGAATGGATGTTGAAGAATTAGCAGAAAAGATTATAAAAGGAGAAATTAAATTAAAAGAAACACCATTAAAGCCAGTATTTAGATTACATCCACCAAGAAGAGGATTTGAAAGAGGAGGAATCAAAAAACCATTCAGTGTTGGTGGAGCTTTAGGTTACAGAGGAGAGAAAATTAATGAATTATTAGAAAAAATGATGTAA
- a CDS encoding uL15 family ribosomal protein: MIRKKKKVKKIRGSRTCGGGSHKKRRGAGNKGGRGMAGGHKHKWTWIIKYMPDYFGKYGFKRHPSLVKQLETINVGELEEIVLKNPDKFEKEDDKFVVDVIELGYEKVLGKGKVTIPMIVKAVEVSEKAKEKIEAVGGEVVEL; this comes from the coding sequence ATGATTAGAAAAAAGAAAAAAGTTAAAAAAATTAGAGGTTCAAGAACCTGTGGAGGAGGAAGCCACAAGAAGAGAAGAGGAGCTGGAAACAAGGGAGGAAGAGGAATGGCTGGTGGGCATAAGCACAAATGGACATGGATTATAAAATACATGCCTGACTACTTCGGAAAGTATGGATTTAAGAGACACCCAAGCTTAGTTAAGCAGTTAGAAACAATAAATGTTGGAGAACTTGAAGAAATTGTATTGAAAAACCCAGACAAATTTGAAAAAGAAGATGATAAATTTGTTGTTGATGTAATTGAGTTAGGTTATGAAAAAGTTTTAGGTAAAGGAAAAGTTACAATCCCAATGATTGTTAAAGCAGTAGAGGTTTCAGAGAAAGCAAAAGAGAAGATTGAGGCAGTAGGTGGAGAGGTTGTTGAACTCTAA
- the secY gene encoding preprotein translocase subunit SecY: MKKLVPILEKIPEVELPIKEISFKEKLKWTGIVLVLYFIMGTIDIYTAGAQIPAIFEFWQTITASKMGTLITLGIGPIVTAGIIMQLLVGAGIIQMDLSIPENRALFQGCQKLLSIILCFVEAVLFVGAGAFGALTPLLAFLIIIQIALGSIILIYLDEIVSKYGIGSGIGLFIAAGVSQTIFVGALGPEGYLWKFLNSLIQGMPNIEYIAPIIGTIIVFLMVVYAECMRVEIPLAHGRIKGAVGKYPIKFIYVSNIPVILAAALFANIQLWGLALYKLGVPILGHYEGGRAVDGIAYYLSTPYGLTSVISDPLHAIVYMIAMITFCIIFGIFWVETTGLDPKSMAKRIGSLNMAIKGFRKSEKAIEQRLRKYIPPLTVMSSAFVGLLAAIADFIGALGGGTGVLLTVSIVYRMYEQILRDKVSELHPAIAKLLNK, translated from the coding sequence ATGAAAAAACTAGTTCCAATATTGGAAAAGATTCCTGAAGTTGAACTGCCAATTAAAGAAATATCATTCAAGGAAAAGCTTAAATGGACCGGAATAGTTTTAGTTCTATATTTCATTATGGGAACTATTGATATATATACAGCAGGAGCTCAAATTCCAGCCATATTTGAGTTTTGGCAAACAATTACAGCATCAAAGATGGGGACTTTAATTACCTTGGGTATTGGGCCTATAGTTACAGCTGGAATTATCATGCAGTTGTTGGTTGGGGCTGGAATTATCCAAATGGATTTATCAATACCAGAAAACAGAGCTTTATTCCAAGGATGTCAGAAGCTTTTATCTATAATACTGTGTTTTGTTGAGGCAGTTTTGTTCGTTGGAGCTGGAGCATTTGGAGCTTTAACACCATTGTTGGCATTTTTGATAATTATCCAGATTGCCTTAGGTTCAATAATCTTAATATACTTAGATGAGATTGTCTCAAAATATGGAATTGGTTCAGGTATTGGGCTGTTTATTGCTGCTGGTGTATCACAAACAATATTTGTTGGGGCACTTGGGCCAGAAGGATATTTATGGAAGTTCCTAAATTCATTAATTCAAGGGATGCCTAACATTGAATACATAGCCCCAATAATTGGGACAATAATTGTCTTCTTAATGGTTGTTTATGCTGAATGTATGAGGGTTGAGATTCCATTGGCTCATGGAAGAATTAAAGGAGCTGTTGGAAAATATCCAATAAAGTTTATCTATGTCTCAAACATCCCTGTTATATTGGCAGCTGCGTTATTCGCTAATATACAACTTTGGGGTTTAGCTTTGTATAAGCTTGGAGTTCCAATACTTGGACATTATGAAGGGGGGAGGGCAGTAGATGGGATAGCCTATTATTTATCAACTCCTTATGGATTAACAAGTGTAATCTCAGACCCGCTACATGCTATAGTATATATGATAGCAATGATTACATTTTGTATAATCTTTGGTATATTCTGGGTTGAAACTACTGGATTAGACCCAAAAAGTATGGCTAAGAGAATTGGTTCATTAAACATGGCAATTAAAGGATTTAGAAAGAGTGAAAAAGCAATTGAGCAGAGGTTAAGAAAATATATTCCACCATTAACAGTTATGAGTTCTGCCTTTGTTGGGCTTTTGGCAGCGATAGCTGATTTCATTGGAGCTTTAGGAGGAGGAACAGGGGTTTTACTGACAGTTTCTATTGTATATAGAATGTATGAACAGATTTTAAGAGATAAGGTAAGTGAGTTACACCCAGCAATAGCAAAATTGTTAAATAAGTGA